Proteins encoded within one genomic window of Bacillus sp. F19:
- a CDS encoding DNA internalization-related competence protein ComEC/Rec2: MSKISYQGKLIYFAAAAGLAVAAAKFPFHPISLFILLLFCAHLLLRKKMTLLIGCMAIFTLFILHFYAVEKGNVTGFVEGGITVQGKFADFPEIDGNQLKSVINVNKEKITAVYYFSSEEEKNRFKLLEISTSCTFKGELKLPKHATNPNAFDYSDYLKYNRIHWVLTADSIDQCRNSEQTLLEKLKEYRQNGIQFISDVFPKESKGIVQALLYGERSHISEDINKAYQELGIVHLLAISGLHVGILVSGLYYILIRTGMTHEKTKLLLILSLPVYCIIAGGAPSVLRAAGMSVLYLASKQMKLQLSTIDVISVIFLVLLFADPYYLFNVGFQLSFSVSIALILSARAFSKIPKRFYQLLAVSSVAQLASLPIILYSFYSISLLSLPMNILFVPFYSVVILPLSLASVFGMIIFSPLGSVLIAVTDLLLKISNNIVLFINSLPSFMLLFGKPSFLFLFLFTVFLCLAFIVYEKSNRLEEMQLFVLFIVLLLFYQYESEYFVQTGEIVMLDVGQGDSIYLSAPHNQGTYLIDTGGILSFNQQKWKEKSNPYSIAEDTLIPFLKSKGKRTLDKLILTHGDADHAGEVTKLLDEIRVIELIVPYGFLRGEFEQEIIDKAKSKGTRLTVLKSGDAVLDSFFKLNILSPIALSESENDDSLVIFAKIGGLNWLFTGDLEHEGEKRILEKYKGLKTDVLKVGHHGSKGSTSDSFLKQLQPKIALISAGENNRYHHPHNEVIGLLQKYGIEILQTKDHGSITFKFSGDSGTFSVQPPYDNVSDK, translated from the coding sequence ATGTCTAAAATAAGCTATCAAGGAAAGCTCATCTATTTTGCAGCAGCAGCCGGTTTAGCCGTTGCTGCTGCAAAATTTCCATTCCATCCGATTTCCCTCTTCATTCTTCTTCTCTTTTGTGCACATCTTCTTTTACGCAAAAAAATGACTTTGCTGATTGGCTGTATGGCCATTTTCACCCTCTTCATTCTTCACTTTTACGCAGTAGAAAAAGGCAATGTTACGGGATTCGTTGAAGGCGGAATTACCGTTCAAGGCAAATTTGCTGACTTTCCTGAAATAGACGGAAATCAATTGAAAAGTGTTATAAATGTTAACAAAGAAAAGATAACTGCCGTATACTATTTCAGTTCAGAGGAAGAGAAAAACAGGTTCAAGCTATTGGAAATAAGTACATCTTGTACATTTAAAGGGGAATTAAAGCTCCCTAAACATGCAACGAACCCGAATGCTTTTGATTATTCAGATTATCTAAAATACAATCGAATCCATTGGGTGCTTACTGCCGATTCTATTGATCAATGCAGGAATTCAGAACAAACATTATTAGAAAAATTGAAAGAATACAGACAAAATGGAATTCAATTTATTTCTGATGTGTTTCCAAAGGAATCCAAAGGGATTGTACAAGCTCTTTTGTACGGGGAACGTTCTCATATTTCAGAGGATATAAACAAGGCATATCAGGAGCTGGGCATCGTTCATTTGCTTGCAATCTCTGGTCTCCATGTCGGTATTTTAGTTTCTGGACTATACTATATCTTGATCAGAACGGGAATGACACATGAAAAAACGAAACTTCTTTTAATCCTGTCCCTGCCGGTCTACTGCATAATTGCTGGAGGGGCTCCTTCCGTTCTCAGGGCTGCAGGGATGAGCGTGCTTTATCTTGCATCAAAACAAATGAAGCTGCAGCTTTCCACGATTGATGTTATTTCTGTTATATTTCTTGTTCTGCTATTTGCTGATCCATATTATTTATTTAATGTTGGATTTCAATTGTCCTTTTCTGTAAGTATTGCGCTCATTCTGTCAGCCCGGGCTTTTTCAAAAATCCCCAAACGCTTTTATCAGCTGCTGGCAGTTTCGTCAGTAGCCCAGCTCGCATCCCTTCCGATTATTTTGTACAGCTTTTATTCTATTTCCCTTTTAAGCCTGCCAATGAATATTCTATTTGTGCCTTTTTACTCTGTGGTCATTCTCCCTTTATCACTGGCCTCGGTGTTTGGGATGATTATTTTTTCTCCATTAGGTTCAGTCCTCATCGCCGTAACGGATCTTTTGCTGAAAATAAGCAATAACATTGTTCTGTTTATCAACAGCTTGCCTTCCTTCATGCTTCTGTTTGGCAAACCATCTTTTCTGTTTCTTTTTCTATTCACCGTATTCCTATGCCTGGCTTTTATCGTTTACGAGAAGTCCAATCGATTGGAAGAAATGCAGCTATTCGTTTTATTCATTGTCCTTCTCCTTTTTTATCAGTACGAATCGGAGTATTTCGTACAGACAGGCGAGATCGTGATGCTTGATGTCGGTCAAGGTGATTCCATTTATCTCTCAGCACCGCATAATCAGGGAACATACTTAATTGATACGGGAGGCATACTCTCGTTTAATCAGCAAAAATGGAAAGAAAAAAGCAATCCTTATTCGATCGCTGAAGATACTCTTATTCCTTTTCTAAAATCAAAAGGCAAAAGAACACTTGATAAGTTGATTTTGACTCATGGAGATGCAGATCATGCGGGTGAGGTTACCAAACTTCTTGATGAAATTCGTGTCATAGAGCTGATTGTGCCATATGGTTTTTTAAGAGGAGAATTTGAGCAGGAAATCATTGATAAAGCGAAAAGTAAAGGAACCAGGTTGACCGTATTGAAAAGCGGGGACGCTGTACTTGACTCATTTTTCAAATTGAACATCTTATCTCCAATCGCGCTGTCAGAGAGTGAAAATGACGATTCACTCGTTATATTTGCTAAGATTGGGGGCTTAAACTGGCTGTTTACGGGTGATCTTGAGCACGAAGGAGAAAAGCGTATTCTAGAAAAATATAAAGGATTAAAAACCGATGTATTAAAGGTTGGACATCATGGAAGCAAGGGGTCTACTTCAGATTCGTTTTTAAAGCAGCTTCAGCCAAAGATTGCTTTAATTTCAGCAGGGGAAAACAACCGGTATCATCATCCTCATAATGAAGTGATCGGGCTGCTTCAGAAATATGGGATAGAAATTCTTCAAACGAAGGATCATGGTTCGATTACTTTTAAATTTAGTGGAGACAGTGGAACGTTTTCCGTTCAGCCTCCATACGATAACGTATCAGATAAATGA
- a CDS encoding ComE operon protein 2: protein MNRISWNQYFMAQSHLLALRSTCTRLAVGATIVRDKRIIAGGYNGSIAGGVHCIDEGCYVIDNHCVRTIHAEMNALLQCAKFGVPTAGAEIYVTHFPCLQCCKALIQSGIKKVYFAESYKNHPYATELFEQAGVHVEQVETNEDPLASEQRKFIDELLEKLNDDAERNTLLERAKKLFKSNV from the coding sequence ATGAATAGAATTTCCTGGAATCAGTATTTTATGGCACAAAGTCATCTGCTTGCATTAAGAAGCACATGTACTCGCCTTGCAGTAGGAGCAACAATCGTCAGGGACAAGCGCATTATTGCCGGAGGATATAACGGTTCGATTGCAGGAGGTGTCCATTGCATTGATGAGGGATGCTATGTAATCGATAATCACTGTGTGAGAACCATTCATGCAGAAATGAATGCTTTGCTGCAATGTGCTAAATTTGGCGTGCCAACCGCAGGAGCAGAAATATATGTGACACATTTTCCTTGTCTGCAATGCTGCAAAGCCCTTATTCAAAGCGGCATCAAAAAGGTCTATTTTGCTGAAAGCTACAAAAATCACCCGTATGCAACCGAGCTATTTGAACAAGCAGGGGTTCATGTAGAGCAGGTTGAGACGAATGAGGACCCTTTAGCTTCCGAACAGAGAAAATTTATTGATGAATTGCTTGAAAAATTAAATGATGACGCTGAGCGGAATACGCTTTTAGAAAGAGCAAAAAAGCTGTTCAAAAGCAACGTATAA
- a CDS encoding helix-hairpin-helix domain-containing protein yields the protein MEILKKYKYLLGLIGIAAAMFLYQTQQNSIPAEQTSQLDEDEASLLTGEPVLEEEPDSDDANEEQTVIVDVKGEVQKPGVYEMKHGERFHHVIEKAGGLTKAADAVQINLAEMLEDGMVVYIPKLGETAEDNVQQPASAEVDVGEQQVNLNKATAEELQTLTGIGPAKAEAILSYREEAGGFKTIEDLMNVPGIGEKSFEKLKDSISVK from the coding sequence ATGGAAATTCTAAAAAAATATAAATACTTACTTGGTTTAATAGGAATTGCTGCAGCGATGTTTCTATATCAAACGCAGCAAAACTCAATTCCCGCTGAACAAACCTCTCAATTGGACGAAGATGAAGCTTCTTTATTAACCGGAGAACCGGTTTTAGAAGAGGAGCCCGATTCAGATGATGCCAATGAAGAGCAGACAGTCATTGTTGATGTGAAAGGCGAAGTTCAAAAGCCTGGTGTATATGAAATGAAGCATGGAGAAAGGTTTCATCATGTTATTGAAAAAGCTGGCGGCTTAACGAAAGCAGCTGATGCCGTCCAAATCAACCTTGCAGAGATGCTTGAAGACGGTATGGTTGTCTATATTCCAAAACTCGGAGAGACAGCAGAAGATAATGTTCAGCAGCCAGCATCAGCTGAAGTTGACGTGGGAGAACAGCAGGTCAATCTTAATAAAGCAACAGCAGAAGAGCTCCAGACGCTTACAGGAATTGGCCCTGCAAAGGCGGAAGCCATTCTTTCTTACCGGGAAGAAGCGGGAGGATTCAAAACGATTGAGGATCTTATGAACGTTCCAGGGATAGGGGAAAAATCATTCGAAAAATTAAAAGACAGTATTTCTGTAAAATGA
- the comER gene encoding late competence protein ComER → MNAGFIGTGNMGKILIEAFIESNALKPSAIHITNRTFEKAANLKKQYPKINLYLTPEEIARQSELIFICVKPLDIHPLLIKLSPYLRKDQCIISITSPINVEQLQSIVDCQVARAIPSITNRALSGVSLLTYGNCSPSMRKSIEELFQAISNPFTIEDHITRVSSDIVSCGPAFFSYLLQRFIDAAVRETEITKHQAVQLTSEMVIGLGKLLESELYTLPTLQEKVCVKGGVTGEGISVMEAEIGEVFEHLFQRTHRKYNEDLREVKEQFESMSDT, encoded by the coding sequence TTGAACGCAGGTTTTATTGGAACAGGGAATATGGGAAAAATATTAATTGAAGCGTTTATTGAATCGAATGCACTTAAGCCCTCAGCCATTCATATTACAAATCGTACGTTTGAGAAAGCTGCCAACCTGAAAAAACAGTATCCAAAAATAAACTTATATTTAACGCCCGAAGAAATTGCTCGGCAATCTGAGCTTATTTTTATATGCGTAAAACCGCTTGACATTCACCCCCTATTAATTAAATTATCACCCTATTTACGAAAAGATCAGTGCATCATCTCTATAACTAGTCCCATTAATGTTGAGCAGCTTCAGTCTATTGTTGATTGTCAGGTCGCCCGTGCCATACCAAGCATTACAAATCGGGCTCTATCAGGTGTTTCTTTACTTACTTATGGAAACTGCAGTCCATCTATGCGGAAGTCAATCGAAGAATTATTTCAGGCCATTTCAAACCCTTTTACAATTGAAGATCACATAACAAGAGTTTCATCCGATATTGTCAGCTGCGGCCCGGCTTTTTTCAGCTATCTTCTCCAAAGATTTATTGATGCGGCAGTCAGAGAAACGGAAATTACAAAACATCAGGCTGTCCAATTAACGAGTGAAATGGTCATAGGGCTTGGAAAGCTTTTAGAGAGCGAGCTGTATACACTTCCAACATTACAGGAGAAGGTGTGTGTAAAAGGCGGAGTAACAGGTGAAGGCATCAGTGTAATGGAGGCAGAAATTGGTGAGGTGTTTGAGCACTTATTTCAGAGAACCCACAGGAAATACAATGAGGACTTAAGAGAGGTAAAAGAACAATTCGAAAGTATGAGTGATACCTAA
- a CDS encoding class I SAM-dependent methyltransferase encodes MIYKGFAEIYDELMKEAPYTLWAEFLHERMSMFGNGGTNVLDLGCGTGEISIRLKQKGYQVTGMDISEEMLSIAFQKTAEMGLSIPYFQHDMRLPGELGQLFDGIFICCDSLNYLQSEEDVHAALHAAFEQLAPGGILVFDVHSLYKIHEIFNEATFADNNDEVSYIWNSFIGEAPDSIEHDLSFFVRRGSMYERFDEYHIQRTYSVNQYEEMLGQTGFTLLEVSADFKNQPPEQHSERIFFVAAKK; translated from the coding sequence ATGATTTATAAAGGGTTTGCCGAGATTTATGATGAACTGATGAAAGAGGCTCCTTATACGCTTTGGGCAGAATTTCTTCATGAAAGGATGTCCATGTTCGGAAATGGCGGGACCAATGTGCTTGATTTAGGCTGCGGAACTGGAGAAATTTCCATCAGGCTGAAACAAAAAGGTTACCAAGTTACAGGTATGGATATCAGCGAAGAAATGCTGTCGATTGCCTTTCAGAAAACGGCTGAAATGGGATTAAGCATTCCTTATTTTCAGCATGATATGAGATTGCCCGGTGAACTTGGACAATTATTTGACGGCATATTCATATGCTGTGATTCTCTTAATTACCTTCAGTCGGAAGAAGATGTTCATGCGGCATTGCATGCTGCATTTGAGCAGCTTGCTCCTGGCGGGATTCTTGTTTTTGATGTGCATTCATTATACAAAATACATGAAATATTTAATGAAGCTACATTTGCTGATAATAACGATGAAGTCAGCTATATATGGAACAGCTTTATTGGAGAAGCACCGGATAGCATTGAACACGATTTGTCCTTTTTTGTAAGACGGGGCTCAATGTATGAGCGATTCGACGAATATCATATTCAAAGAACTTATTCTGTTAATCAATATGAAGAGATGCTTGGTCAAACTGGATTTACTTTGCTTGAGGTCAGTGCAGATTTTAAAAATCAGCCTCCTGAACAACATTCTGAGAGAATCTTTTTTGTTGCTGCAAAGAAATAA
- the rsfS gene encoding ribosome silencing factor, giving the protein MTGKETLEIVAKAADDKRGEDIVALKMEGISLIADYFLICHGNSDKQVQAIAREMKDQAGQNGIEVKRLEGFDEARWVLIDMGDVVAHVFHKDERNYYKLEKLWGDAPSENLESVLSQ; this is encoded by the coding sequence TTGACTGGTAAAGAAACGCTGGAAATTGTAGCAAAAGCAGCAGATGACAAAAGAGGAGAAGATATCGTAGCTCTGAAAATGGAAGGAATCTCATTAATTGCTGATTACTTCTTAATTTGTCACGGAAATTCAGACAAACAAGTGCAGGCAATTGCACGAGAGATGAAGGATCAAGCGGGGCAAAACGGCATTGAAGTGAAGCGTCTGGAAGGGTTTGATGAGGCACGATGGGTGCTGATTGATATGGGTGATGTAGTTGCACACGTCTTCCATAAAGACGAGCGCAACTATTACAAGCTTGAAAAACTTTGGGGAGATGCACCTTCTGAAAATCTGGAGAGTGTCCTTTCACAATGA
- the yqeK gene encoding bis(5'-nucleosyl)-tetraphosphatase (symmetrical) YqeK — translation MDREKALALVKEHLTDHRYEHTIGVMETAIVLARLYGADVKKAETAAIFHDYAKFRRKDEMKQIIIEQNMTKELLIHSPELWHAPVGAYLAEKEAGIKDKEILDAIRYHTSGRENMTLLDKVIYVADYIEPGRIFPGADEVREIAKNDLNKALIVSMKNTILFLLKKNQPIYPQTLQSYNFLVFEEKGGTLY, via the coding sequence ATGGACCGTGAAAAAGCATTAGCACTAGTGAAGGAACATTTAACAGATCACAGATATGAGCATACAATCGGGGTAATGGAAACGGCAATTGTACTCGCAAGACTATATGGAGCAGATGTGAAAAAAGCCGAGACAGCTGCCATTTTTCATGATTATGCAAAGTTTCGCAGAAAAGATGAGATGAAACAAATCATTATCGAGCAGAATATGACTAAGGAATTGTTGATTCACAGTCCGGAACTATGGCATGCTCCTGTCGGTGCTTATCTTGCAGAAAAAGAAGCAGGAATTAAGGATAAAGAAATTCTGGATGCAATCAGGTATCATACATCAGGAAGAGAAAATATGACACTGCTTGATAAAGTTATATATGTAGCAGATTATATTGAACCGGGCAGAATCTTTCCCGGTGCAGATGAAGTAAGAGAAATTGCAAAGAACGATTTAAACAAAGCGCTGATAGTGTCGATGAAAAATACGATTTTATTTTTGCTGAAAAAAAATCAGCCAATTTATCCGCAGACTCTGCAATCTTATAATTTTTTGGTTTTTGAAGAAAAAGGAGGAACATTATATTGA
- a CDS encoding nicotinate-nucleotide adenylyltransferase: MRKIGIFGGTFDPPHFGHLLMASEVLHSLHLHEIWFMPNQIPPHKDSDVTTDSLHRLHMLQLCTEKRPGFKVQSIEFERNGPSYTYDTIILLKNQYPDCSFYFIIGADMVEFLPKWHKIDQLIELVQFVGVKRAGFESDTEYPIIEVDAPIFEVSSTMLRERIRLGHVTDYLLPDEVRGYIEENHLYGP, from the coding sequence ATGAGGAAAATCGGAATATTTGGAGGTACATTTGACCCTCCCCATTTTGGACACTTATTAATGGCAAGTGAAGTATTGCATTCTCTTCATCTTCATGAAATTTGGTTTATGCCAAACCAAATTCCGCCCCACAAGGACAGTGACGTCACAACTGACAGCTTACATAGGCTGCACATGCTTCAGTTGTGTACAGAAAAGCGGCCAGGGTTTAAGGTACAGAGCATTGAATTTGAGAGAAATGGCCCGTCGTACACATACGATACAATTATATTGCTGAAAAACCAATATCCAGACTGCTCGTTTTATTTTATTATTGGAGCAGACATGGTAGAGTTTCTGCCCAAATGGCATAAAATTGATCAGCTGATTGAACTTGTTCAATTTGTTGGCGTTAAACGTGCAGGCTTTGAATCAGATACAGAATATCCAATCATTGAAGTCGATGCTCCAATCTTTGAAGTATCTTCTACTATGCTTAGAGAGCGGATAAGACTTGGGCATGTCACAGATTATTTACTGCCGGATGAAGTGAGAGGCTATATTGAGGAGAATCACTTATATGGACCGTGA